Genomic segment of Arachis hypogaea cultivar Tifrunner chromosome 16, arahy.Tifrunner.gnm2.J5K5, whole genome shotgun sequence:
TAACATATATTTCTGTCACATAAAGTTGCTTAGGGATGATACAATAATAGCAGTAATTGGAATCTAAACGTAATGCGGTGCAGCCAAGTGTTCTTGCAGGATTCAACTTCAGCTTTCTGCTTTAAACATGAATTTACCCAAACATAATTTACAACTTAGACTTTGATTTAGGAAACCATAAAATTTACAACTTAGTAAATCTGCCTATATACATCATTTACAGTTAATACAAATTAAGGGTCAAAATTTACACCTGCATCATCATATAATGTAGTGTAAACACTAAGCAATACATTGcatcaagaggaagaagatggaTTGAATATCAAGCACCATGAATTTGGCTCATGAGCTCATGATATCTGTCATAAAGTGGTTCAACCCAACAAGCCATTTAAGATCTATCACTATGACCTCACGCATATATTGATCCTTAGTAGTCATAACAAGTTCATGGTAGATGACCCAACCAGGTTGTCTCTGGAACAAAGCTGAACTTGGATGGATATATACAGGCTGGTTCTCAACAAAGGTTCTGTAGCCTTCCTGGGGATCCTTCCTTGCTGCATGGAAAAAGAATCCTGCTGTGATCGCCTTTCTGATCTTGGTAAAATTTTTTCCAACACTTGCAACATCCAATTTATACTTGCATATCAGAGATGATGATTCAGATTTCAGAACCTAATTCAATCTGGCCAGCAAATTATATGCAGAGGACCAATGACAAGATTTATTCTACAATTCACAGCAGAATATGTTACCAAGAAGCCCAATTCTAAAACATTTCACTATAATACAAGACAGTATATCTGCAGAAACATTGAGAACCTTCGtacaaaattacaattaaaaagaaaacaaacaaacaagcaaaCAAGTAAACAAAGCAGCTAAAATATTTAGTAGCAGTAAATAGATATCTTACTTATCCATGATGAGAAGCTGTTTCCTGACATCCTGTGCTCTCCTCAATGATTGAGATTGAACAAAGTTCTCAAAACACCATGGTCCCGAAAATTTCTTGGCTTTCCAAGCCTCATAAACAGCAAGCAGTGTGAGATGGTCACCTTCAGGCTGGAAAAACTTTGCCCTCTTCTGATCTGCTTGGGCATGCTTTTCCCTAGGCCTGAAAAAATATTGCCAGTCTGAATCATGGAAATTATCGTCAATATCTCATCACTACATCCAAGGTCCACACTGGCAAGTAACATGTTAGACAATGGCGGATCCAAGGGAAATTCTGCCATTTTCCTCCCCAATTTGGTTAAAAGGCCCTCTTCATCCAATGCTCCAAGACTATAGAGCTGTTCCATTGCTGAAATAATAGCTTGGGATGATGGTGGATCCATAAAATCAAAGGACAGAAGATCATTTATTCCCATAGCTTTCATGTTGAGAGTAGTCATTGCAAGATTTATCCTTTGAATCTCAGGAATCGTAGTGGGAGGCATCTCATTCCTATATGCGCTCTCAGTATATAGGCGATAGCATTTGCACCCTGCACGTCCAGCTCTTTGTTTGGCTGAAGCTTGTGATATCGGAGTTATCACTAATGAATCAAGTCCTTGTTTTGGGTTATAAACATTTTGCTTTGCAAAACCCAGGATCAATAACGTAAAATATCCCATCAATAGTCAAAGAAGCCTCAGCAATGTTAGTTGCCACAACCACTTTCCCTTTCCCGGGAGGGGCAGGGTCAAATATCCTAGATTGCATTTCACTAAGAAGGGCACTATAAACAGGTAATATTATCAGTTCTGGAACATTCTTACCTAATCCCTTCATTCTTTCGTAGAGATTGACATGCAAAATCAATCTCCTCTTGGCCAGTCAAGAAGAGAAGAATGGCTCCTTCAGGTTCTGTCAAGTGGATCTGTGTGATCTGAGTAGTTTTGCCTGAACCTGTTTCACCAATTACCACCAACACCTGATTATCATGGACAGCCTGaatcaattcttttttttaacttGTAAATTGGGAGACTCTGCCTCTGTTCTTGAATAGAAAGCTTTGACCTTTGCCCAAAAGTAATGGTCTTCCCATAAGCATCCTTCTTCCATTCTGGCATATCATAGGCTGACAAACCAACACCCGTAAGCTCCTGAGCAAGATGCCTTTCACCAGACTCTGGCATAGGGTCTTCCCAAGGACGATTGAGATCCTTTGAAATAGAATCAAGCATGGTGCGCTGCTGCTGTTCTCATACTTCTCTACGCTCCTTTATAAGTGCAGACTGGAGGGCAGCAGCACGACCAAGAGAACCCTCTGGATTTTTGACATCCCCTTATGCAATTCCGATAACAATGCACCAGACTGTCCAAACTCCAAAGAGAATAACTTCAATATATACGTGTAACTTGAACCAAAAATACCTTGGACCACAAGTCTTCAAGATACTTAGTCATGTGCACTCTTCACTAATACCCGAGAATCCAAGATACTTTCCAGTTCTAATATCTGACCCTCACAATCCACAGCAGAGGACGTACTACATAGTGAGTCAACATCAAGAAATTACTAGATAGTCAAGGACACGAACAAGTTACCTTTTTTACCTACTGGCGATGCTGTTATGATAGAATTCCTTCACAGAACAGGCAATAAAGAGTAACAAAAAACATGTATGATGAAGGAAATACAACTCACCTTCATTACTTTTGCATAGGGATGATtactcatcaataatcatcaagcCTATTGATTCTATCTTCAAGAAAGCCTTTCTTAGGTACAAGACATCAAATATTACTGTTATAATAACCACAGAGCTAGGTTGAGAGTATTCATGAGTTTATCATTAGAAAAATTAATCAAACCAATTGTTTGTAAAACATGTCATTGAATGTGAAATTCATAGACTAAAAATATCATAAcaacaaatgaaaatgaaatcaaACATGATTGAAGGAACACAAACAAAAGTAGCATTGTAATTATAGTATTAGGATTTAGGAGCAAGTGATAAGAACGTATCTCGTTTTCACTAATTATGGAATTGCATGCTACTTACAGTATGGTTAAGAAAGCCGGAGGGCTTTGTATTGCCGATGAAGTTCAGGCCGGCTTCGCCATTTCTGGGGATTTGAGTCTCATGGTGTTGTTCCGAACATCCATATTGATGAATTGAGAATAAAACATAGATTTCATCATTATAAATGACTTGTCAGGGCATTGGAAACGGCATTCCCTTTGGGGATGTTGTAACTACTCCAGAGATCGCTGAGTTCTGAAAGTAATAGAGAAAGAGAATGCTCTTCTTGTTGGATAGGTTAGTTTAGTTGTATAGGTTAGTATTTCTCTATTTTCATTCTAGTGATTGATTTACATTCTAACGATTTATTCACTAAAAAATAAGAATGATTCTAAATGAAACAATATTATTTGCTTAATTATTAGGCATTGATGGAAATTGGAAACACTGAATAAGTTCAATTTACCAATATGCAACGATAACTAGCAATAGGTACGAGATCAGATCACAGGCATACAAATCACTACAAATTGGGGTTGAATAAGAAGGAATATATTCATAAACCAACCAACAAAATCACGAGGATAATATTTCAACCAACAAAGTTCCAACAtccaatttaaaaaagaaaataagataattCCTAAAGCTTTTCTCTACGGTAATGTTACTGTTGTGTCGTCTTCTGCAAGCTCATGTTCTCCAATGCCAAATTTGGTGCCTCTAAGATTGCATTGGCCACAAGATGTCCATCCTTAATCTTGACAGGACTAAACTCAGAGAGAAGGTCCAAGCATTGTGCTTCCCATACCCCATGAGGCAGAGAACGAGACGAAGAATGAAGCAGGCAGTGAGCCTTACAATACCCTAAAAGAAATTGTTCAGTGACATCATTCGGATCATAATTAGCTAAAGGCCCATCTGTCGACATACAAGCTGAACCCTGTATCATCTCAATCAAACAATTTAACAAATCAAGATTGACATCAATCAATTGTATTAAGAAAGATCAACTGAAAAGCTAGATGATTATACATACAGGCACATCATATTGGGGACGACGAAACTTCCTGGTCAAGTGGGGAAACTCATTGCGAATCTCATTTTCTATAACAGCTATGTATTGTCCGGACAAGTCAATCGTGCCAGATGCCTGCTTAGACTCACGCCTCAGTTCATAGTTCCAATAAAAAGCATCCTTTAAGGCGTCCTTGGCAAGGCGATAGCCATGGATGGTGCTTTGATCGCAGGAGAGAGCAATGTGGGTGCAGAGGGCTCCCAGGTTGAAGAGAACAGAGGCCTTCTCCATATGGATGTTATGCTGAGAAGAGTGATGTTGTGGGCTGATGGCATTGTACCAAACAAAGACAGGTGGGTTGGGTGAGGCTTTCATAGGAAAGAAAGGCTCAATCATGCAAAGGCATCTGAAATAAAGGACGAGGCAGTCACGGCGAAAGGGTAGAGAAAGGTCATCACGCAGCATCTCATTGCGCAATTTGGGTAGCATTTGGAGAAGGTCTTCTACTCTCTTTGCCATGCTCTCAGAGTATTTGAGGACAAAGTAACTGCGCAGGGACTCATAGAGATCATTCAAGGGCTCACTCTTCTTCAAAGGAATGAATGCAAGAATTTCTGAGGCCCGCGAAGAAGGCAATGGAGACGAGAGGATTGCCGAATTTGTTAGATAAGGAGGAGGCATGTCCCATGGGTAAGCCACCAGCTTTCCATCCTTCGTAATCTTGAAAGGATTGTACTCCGAGAGGATGAGGTCAACGTATATTTGTGGTGGCTTGAGTTTCCTCGAGAGGCTGCAAATCCCGCTAACTAATGTCTCAGTGACACATTCTGCATGATCAATAGCATAAGATTGGACGCTTGACTCGTATGCTTCAGGGAGAGGTCGCTTGGATTTGGGTAGGATGGATGATTTCCACTGATGAGCCTCCGCCTCAAAGAATGTCGCCTTCTGGTAAAGATGAGCTACCCAGGTTTGGTCAAAAGAGTTGACATGGTTCCGTGCAGCCGAATCAGCAGGTATCAGTTCATATGCTCTACGATAACGCTTATAAACctacacatcatcatcatcatcattagagtgaaaaataaatgtaaaatcAATCAAGAGTGAAGACTGACCGATCTAAAAAATAGGGCACATCGGTGTTGTTGGACACGGTAACAGCCGCCCTTGTTGTTGAGTTCTTCCCCTAATTCGAGCTCGAAAGCCTGAGCGGAGAAGAGGAGGTGCAGAAACTTCGCGAAGAGGGGAGTCAAATCGAGGGTGGCGGAGACCACGCCCTTGGCAAATTCCTTCCAGAGTGTCAAGAAGAAATTGGCGGCAACTTTGAAGTCTTCTATAGCAAGGTGACGGCCAAGGGCAGTGGTACGGTCGCAAGAGGCAGCAATCTGGCTGCATATGGCTCCAAGGTTGAAGACAACGGCGGCCTTCTCCAATTGGATGGCGTTGCGCTGTGAGGAGACTCCATCCTGATGGTCAGGGTTGAAGGCGTCGTACCAGACAAAGATGATGGGGTCCACGTGGGCGTCGGAGGAGATAGAGGTGAAGAGTAGCTCAACCATGGAAAGGCATTTGAAGTAGTGGATGAGGCAGTCACGTTGCATGGGAAGGGAGAGGTCCCCTCTACGCTCCACCATGTCCCTGCGGCATTTGTTTAGGGTTTCGAGAACGCTTTCAACTTTTTGTGCATCGCTCTCCGAATATTTTGAGACTACCAACTTACGTAACGGCAGGTACAGCTCCACCGG
This window contains:
- the LOC112697843 gene encoding vacuolar protein-sorting protein bro1-like, which encodes MNNDDRVLSIPLKKTDPVELYLPLRKLVVSKYSESDAQKVESVLETLNKCRRDMVERRGDLSLPMQRDCLIHYFKCLSMVELLFTSISSDAHVDPIIFVWYDAFNPDHQDGVSSQRNAIQLEKAAVVFNLGAICSQIAASCDRTTALGRHLAIEDFKVAANFFLTLWKEFAKGVVSATLDLTPLFAKFLHLLFSAQAFELELGEELNNKGGCYRVQQHRCALFFRSVYKRYRRAYELIPADSAARNHVNSFDQTWVAHLYQKATFFEAEAHQWKSSILPKSKRPLPEAYESSVQSYAIDHAECVTETLVSGICSLSRKLKPPQIYVDLILSEYNPFKITKDGKLVAYPWDMPPPYLTNSAILSSPLPSSRASEILAFIPLKKSEPLNDLYESLRSYFVLKYSESMAKRVEDLLQMLPKLRNEMLRDDLSLPFRRDCLVLYFRCLCMIEPFFPMKASPNPPVFVWYNAISPQHHSSQHNIHMEKASVLFNLGALCTHIALSCDQSTIHGYRLAKDALKDAFYWNYELRRESKQASGTIDLSGQYIAVIENEIRNEFPHLTRKFRRPQYDVPGSACMSTDGPLANYDPNDVTEQFLLGYCKAHCLLHSSSRSLPHGVWEAQCLDLLSEFSPVKIKDGHLVANAILEAPNLALENMSLQKTTQQ